Proteins encoded within one genomic window of Aerococcus viridans:
- a CDS encoding ABC transporter ATP-binding protein — protein MNNVFTTEPVDLNVTPAIEFKNVSFRYASQADLNLHDLSFAIYPGEKVLIIGPSGSGKSTIGKMINGQIPNTFDGDFTGDIFINGQSIKGQSIFDLSLQVGTVLQDTDGQFVGLTVAEDLAFALENDYVDQGEMVNKVNAWATTLDLHDLLNAKPQALSGGQKQRVSIGGVLIDESPIALFDEPLANQDPASGLATMALIGQLNASEQLTTIVIEHRLEETLIADIDRVIVIEDGHLVGDMSVDALLRSDLLDQIGVRQPFYLDAFAYAGVSLDQFQRLGAFTPDLVTPKVAQELTTWYDSQVEKSQDVQQTPIVQLDDVAFRYQDAPLISDMHLTIYDGELISLVGTNGAGKSTLAKLLCGFERPDAGTITLFGQDAANLSIKEIADNIGYVMQNPNLMISKNILADEVAAGLINRGLYQYATDEALQERVGHALTICGLYPYRNWPISALSYGQKRRATIASILVLNPKLLILDEPTAGQDYKHYTDMMTFIQELNASEGITILMITHDMHLMQEYSNRTIVLHDGKILADDKPSAVLSNEYLMKQAHLAPTSIYQLAKTLPNIAPTNFIDTFIRFERNLPAVNPTTAGIERSVTDYG, from the coding sequence ATGAATAACGTATTTACAACAGAGCCGGTGGACTTGAATGTCACACCGGCTATTGAATTTAAAAATGTATCTTTTCGCTATGCGAGTCAAGCGGACTTAAATCTACACGATTTGTCATTTGCCATTTATCCTGGTGAGAAAGTACTTATTATCGGACCTTCAGGTTCTGGGAAATCCACTATCGGAAAAATGATTAATGGGCAAATCCCCAATACCTTTGACGGTGATTTCACAGGTGATATTTTTATTAACGGGCAATCAATTAAAGGACAGTCAATTTTTGACCTTTCACTACAAGTTGGTACCGTCTTGCAAGATACCGATGGTCAATTTGTTGGCTTAACAGTAGCTGAAGACCTAGCCTTTGCTTTAGAAAATGATTATGTTGATCAAGGAGAAATGGTAAACAAGGTAAATGCCTGGGCTACTACATTAGATCTTCATGACTTATTAAATGCCAAACCTCAAGCCTTGTCAGGCGGGCAGAAACAACGGGTATCTATTGGTGGGGTTTTAATTGACGAATCACCGATTGCCCTATTTGATGAACCATTAGCTAATCAAGACCCAGCATCGGGCTTAGCAACCATGGCACTCATTGGTCAGCTAAATGCGTCTGAACAATTAACGACGATTGTGATCGAGCATCGTCTGGAGGAAACCCTGATTGCTGATATTGATCGCGTCATCGTGATTGAAGACGGCCATTTGGTGGGCGATATGTCCGTTGACGCGTTGCTACGTTCTGATTTGTTGGACCAAATTGGAGTTCGTCAACCCTTCTATTTGGATGCTTTTGCTTATGCTGGGGTTTCCTTGGATCAATTTCAACGCCTTGGTGCCTTTACACCTGACCTAGTAACGCCTAAGGTGGCGCAGGAGTTAACGACTTGGTATGATAGTCAGGTTGAAAAGAGCCAAGATGTCCAACAGACCCCAATTGTTCAACTCGATGATGTTGCTTTTCGCTATCAAGATGCACCTCTGATTTCCGATATGCATCTGACAATCTACGATGGGGAACTCATTTCGTTGGTCGGCACGAATGGGGCTGGCAAATCAACGCTCGCTAAGCTGCTGTGTGGTTTTGAGCGTCCTGATGCGGGGACAATTACTTTGTTCGGTCAAGATGCGGCAAATCTATCGATTAAGGAAATTGCAGATAATATAGGCTATGTCATGCAGAATCCAAATTTGATGATTTCAAAGAATATTCTGGCGGATGAGGTGGCTGCGGGTTTAATCAATCGCGGTTTGTACCAGTATGCAACGGATGAGGCCTTACAGGAACGTGTGGGTCATGCGTTGACCATTTGTGGTCTATATCCCTATCGTAATTGGCCAATTTCGGCACTATCTTATGGGCAAAAAAGACGCGCGACGATTGCAAGCATTCTAGTCTTAAATCCAAAGCTCTTGATTTTGGATGAACCTACGGCTGGACAAGATTATAAACACTACACGGATATGATGACATTTATTCAAGAATTGAATGCTAGCGAAGGAATCACCATATTGATGATTACCCACGATATGCATTTGATGCAGGAATACTCTAATCGAACCATCGTACTACATGATGGAAAAATTCTAGCAGATGATAAACCTTCTGCCGTTCTTTCTAATGAATATTTGATGAAGCAAGCACATTTGGCACCGACTAGCATTTATCAGTTAGCCAAGACATTGCCTAATATCGCACCGACAAACTTTATTGATACCTTCATTCGCTTTGAACGAAATCTTCCAGCAGTTAACCCAACGACAGCAGGTATAGAAAGAAGCGTGACTGACTATGGCTAA
- a CDS encoding ECF-type riboflavin transporter substrate-binding protein — protein MNKKQSSITTLVAIGVGAAVFFILGRFLSIPTGIPNTSIETTYPFLALMATIFGPFAGLFIGLIGHAIKDLLTYGLWWSWVLTSSFAGYGFGIVGRRLKVNEGIFTLKDAIQFNIGQVIVNVLSWVVIAPVLDILIYSEPANKVFLQGGVSALVNALSVGIIGTLLLKGYASTRTKSGSLRKEQQ, from the coding sequence ATGAATAAAAAACAATCATCTATTACAACCCTAGTTGCTATCGGTGTGGGTGCAGCCGTATTCTTTATCTTAGGTCGCTTCCTATCTATCCCGACTGGTATTCCAAATACAAGTATTGAAACAACCTATCCCTTCTTAGCTTTAATGGCTACTATCTTTGGACCATTTGCTGGTCTATTCATTGGTTTAATCGGTCACGCTATCAAAGACCTATTAACATACGGTTTGTGGTGGTCATGGGTACTAACATCTAGTTTTGCTGGTTATGGTTTTGGTATCGTAGGTCGCCGTTTAAAAGTAAACGAAGGTATTTTTACACTGAAAGATGCAATTCAATTCAATATTGGTCAAGTTATCGTGAACGTGTTATCATGGGTTGTCATTGCACCAGTATTAGACATTTTAATTTATTCTGAACCTGCCAACAAAGTTTTCTTACAAGGTGGTGTTTCTGCACTTGTTAACGCATTATCTGTTGGTATTATTGGTACATTGTTACTTAAAGGATATGCTTCTACACGTACGAAATCAGGAAGTTTGCGTAAAGAGCAACAATAG
- a CDS encoding SAM hydrolase/SAM-dependent halogenase family protein, with protein MTNSFLVLQTDFGLGDGAVAAMYGVAYTVDPALTIANLTHEIPTYDIFAASYRLLQTIKYWPANTVFVSVVDPGVGSARKSVVAKTNSGHYIVTPDNGTLTHVAKHIGLESVKEIDEIKNRLPHSEESHTFHGRDVYVYNGAKLAQDTSYYDELKNDITADTVTSFKLGDLRLADNTIYGTIDILDVRFGSLWTNIPSSTLKTSGIENGDTISVTIYHNGIKHYQNYILFGHSFADVSVGEPIGYINSLLNLGVAINQKNFAETYGVGTGIDWQIEVRKI; from the coding sequence ATGACGAATAGTTTCTTAGTATTACAAACTGACTTTGGTTTAGGTGATGGTGCGGTAGCAGCAATGTACGGGGTGGCTTACACAGTAGACCCAGCTTTAACAATTGCCAATTTAACCCACGAGATTCCTACTTACGATATTTTCGCCGCTTCATACCGCCTATTACAAACCATTAAATATTGGCCAGCAAATACAGTCTTCGTTTCTGTAGTCGATCCTGGTGTTGGTTCTGCACGTAAATCTGTTGTAGCGAAAACTAACTCAGGGCATTATATCGTAACGCCTGACAACGGTACCTTAACACACGTGGCTAAACACATCGGCCTTGAATCTGTGAAAGAAATCGATGAAATTAAAAACCGCTTACCACATTCTGAAGAATCACATACCTTCCATGGACGTGACGTTTACGTTTATAACGGTGCTAAACTAGCACAAGACACATCTTATTATGACGAATTGAAAAATGACATCACTGCTGATACGGTGACTAGCTTCAAACTAGGCGACTTGCGTTTAGCTGACAACACTATTTACGGAACTATCGATATACTAGACGTCCGCTTTGGTTCACTGTGGACAAATATCCCTTCAAGTACCTTAAAAACATCTGGGATTGAAAACGGCGATACGATCAGCGTAACCATTTACCATAACGGCATCAAACATTATCAAAATTATATTCTATTTGGCCATTCATTTGCGGACGTGTCTGTTGGTGAACCAATCGGTTATATCAATTCATTATTAAATCTAGGTGTCGCAATTAATCAAAAGAACTTTGCTGAAACTTACGGTGTTGGTACCGGAATTGATTGGCAAATTGAAGTTCGAAAAATTTAA
- a CDS encoding SseB family protein — MTQPFGKQSLIEVLTAYKADPNPLTTLAMLTTMATAHLYAIQLEGASADKSIWLTYDKEKGQRELVTFTDKDQASQYASKADNVSIQQMTFKQIALMVLAKDNPIDSFIVNPWTTKAKFNQSIIEKVWQYAIKHV, encoded by the coding sequence ATGACGCAGCCATTCGGCAAGCAAAGTTTAATAGAAGTATTGACCGCATATAAGGCAGATCCCAATCCGTTAACAACGCTGGCTATGTTGACCACGATGGCGACCGCCCACTTATACGCTATCCAACTAGAGGGGGCATCAGCCGACAAAAGTATCTGGTTAACTTACGACAAAGAAAAGGGACAACGAGAGCTTGTGACTTTCACGGACAAAGATCAAGCTAGCCAATACGCATCTAAAGCAGATAATGTTTCGATTCAGCAAATGACTTTTAAACAGATTGCCTTGATGGTTTTAGCCAAAGACAACCCTATTGATAGCTTTATTGTCAATCCTTGGACCACCAAAGCAAAATTTAATCAAAGTATCATCGAAAAGGTATGGCAGTACGCGATAAAACATGTATAA